From a single Ammospiza nelsoni isolate bAmmNel1 chromosome 11, bAmmNel1.pri, whole genome shotgun sequence genomic region:
- the LOC132078130 gene encoding histone-lysine N-methyltransferase SETMAR, whose translation MAELSGGSEAVAVALWPPGEAPPAFQYSPESVAGADGQLDPTEVTFPGCPCRSRSCAAPACPCLRRGHSYSSRGLLLAQQQQGQEQPFSRPVFECNSLCRCGEGCQNRVVQRGLRLRLQVFRTQRKGWGVRALRPIPAGSFVCEYAGEVLGFAEARRRIQAQSPQEPNYIIAVREHLHDGRVMETFVDPTRVGNVGRFLNHSCEPNLFMVPVRVDSMVPKLALFAAADIAAGEELTYDYSGRFRNFPGASREHKAPEEENSLRKPCYCGSRTCASFLPWDSSLFSTPASSPQPFSLQHT comes from the exons ATGGCGGAGCTGAGCGGCGGCAGCGAGGCCGTGGCCGTGGCGCTGTGGCCGCCCGGGGAGGCCCCGCCGGCCTTCCAG taCAGCCCCGAGAGCGTGGCCGGAGCGGACGGACAGCTGGACCCCACCGAGGTGACGTTCCCGGGCTGCCCCTGCCGCAGCCGCTCCTGCGCGGCGCCCGCGTGCCCCTGCCTGCGCCGCGGGCACAGCTACAGCAGCCgggggctcctgctggcccagcagcagcagggacaggagcagccctTCTCCAGGCCCGTGTTTGAGTGCAACAGCCTGTGCCGCTGCGGGGAGGGCTGCCAGAACCGCGTGGTGCAGCGGGGGCTGCGGCTGCGCCTGCAGGTGTTCCGCACGCAGCGCAAGGGCTGGGGCGTGCGGGCGCTGCGGCCCATCCCCGCGGGCAGCTTCGTCTGTGAGTACgctggggaggtgctgggctTTGCCGAGGCCCGGAGGAGAATCCAGgcccagagcccacaggagccaaACTACATCATAGCAGTGAGGGAGCACCTGCACGACGGGCGCGTCATGGAGACCTTCGTGGATCCCACGCGCGTCGGGAACGTGGGCAGGTTCCTGAACCACTCCTGTGAGCCCAACCTCTTCATGGTGCCCGTCAGAGTTGACTCCATGGTGCCCAAACTGGCgctttttgcagctgctgaTATTGCTGCTGGAGAGGAACTCACGTATGATTACTCTGGAAGATTCCGGAATTtcccaggagccagcagagagcacaaagctcCGGAGGAGGAGAACAGCCTGAGGAAACCTTGCTACTGTGGCTCCCGCACGTGTGCTTCCTTCTTACCTTGGGACAGCTCCCTCTTTTCCACACCAG